The genomic region ACGGCGCCAACACGATGCGGGCGGTGGTCAACTTCCCGATCAGCGACCTGCGGCTGCCGCGCGGGTTCATCCGCGCCCTGGGGCTGATCAAGCAGGCGGCGGCGCAGACCAACGCCGACCTGGGGCTGCTCGAGCCGCGGCTCGCCGAGGCGATCGTGCGCGCCGCCCAGGACGTCGTCGACGGCAACCTCGACGACGGCTTCGTGGTCGACGTCTTCCAGACCGGCAGCGGCACCTCGACCAACATGAACGCCAACGAGGTGATCAGCAACCGCGCCATCGAGCTGCTCGGGGGCGAGAAGGGCACCCGCACCCC from Candidatus Dormiibacterota bacterium harbors:
- a CDS encoding lyase family protein, producing MDTRTEHDSMGAFEVPVDAYYGANTMRAVVNFPISDLRLPRGFIRALGLIKQAAAQTNADLGLLEPRLAEAIVRAAQDVVDGNLDDGFVVDVFQTGSGTSTNMNANEVISNRAIELLGGEKGTRTP